GAGCATGGCTTTTCCTCCTGCTTTAGAGCGTGCTCCAATAAACTGAAGGGGATGCGGGGTGGATGCTTAACTGAAGCTGAAGGAAACGTTGTACTTGGGTGCACGATTTGGTCAGTACTGAAAATGTGGGATGATGGGGTACTCGAGATTCTAAAGTACCCCTAAGCTGGTTGTTCAAGGTGATCCGATGGCGACCCAACCCAAAAAGAAAAAGAAAGCTGCTTCCCAGGATCGTTCACAACCCAAGCCCTCGCCCATGCCCTGGATTTGGGGAGGGGTGGGAGCGTTGGCGGTGCTGCTGGGAGGTTTTTTCTGGTGGCAGGGGCAGTCGGCAGACGATTTTGACGCCCTCATTGCCCAGGGCAAGCCGGGGTTAGAGGCTCGAGTCATCAGTCATCCCGACGCCGGGCGGGGCCACATCAATATGGGAACCCCGGTGCAATATGCCACCGACCCCCCCACCTCGGGGGTACACTGGCCCAACTGGACCAACCCGGGCTTTTACGAGCGGCCAGAGCCCAGGGAAAAGCTGGTACATGCCCTGGAACATGGCAATGTGGTGATCTACTACGACCGGCCCCCTGCAGAAGTCTTGAACCAAATTCGCAGTTGGCAGCGCCGCTTTACCGGGCAGTGGGACGGCCTGGTGGTGGTACCCAAGCAGGGGCTGGGCCCGATCATAGAACTGACCGCCTGGAACAAGCTCCTGCGCCTGGAAACCTGGGATGCTGCTTTGGCAGCGGCTTTTGTGGACGCCTACCGGGGCCGGGGGCCGGAGAACCCGGTGCGATAGAGCACAACCCTTTGGCTATCCCCTCTACTGCAACCTACATTGCTCCTGGCCTTGGCACCGCTGGCCATCGGGTTTACCTGAGATCGAGAAAAGCAATACACTCTGACTCTCGGTGCCGCTAGGGAGGGGGTTCTTCCTCCTCGAGCCCCAGGCGCATGTCCTTATCGCAGTTCTCACCAAAAGGGCCCCCGCGGTGGCTCGTATTGTAGTCCTTACAGCAAAAACCGCTGTAGGGACTATTCGTGGGAACCGCTCTAGTTCCTAGTCCCAGACCCCACGTCATGCGTAAGCTGGGGGTTAGTATGGCTCAAGTACTGCTGGTTGACGACGACCCCTC
This genomic stretch from Meiothermus sp. harbors:
- a CDS encoding DUF3105 domain-containing protein; translated protein: MPWIWGGVGALAVLLGGFFWWQGQSADDFDALIAQGKPGLEARVISHPDAGRGHINMGTPVQYATDPPTSGVHWPNWTNPGFYERPEPREKLVHALEHGNVVIYYDRPPAEVLNQIRSWQRRFTGQWDGLVVVPKQGLGPIIELTAWNKLLRLETWDAALAAAFVDAYRGRGPENPVR